One segment of Paenibacillus rhizovicinus DNA contains the following:
- a CDS encoding DHA2 family efflux MFS transporter permease subunit, with protein sequence MTILDAKRSNVNLVIAGLLLGLFIAALDQTIVSTAMGTIIKKLGGLDKFVWVYSAYMIAMVVATPIFGKLSDMYGRKKFYLTGLILFMLGSILCGTATNMEQLIIYRAIQGIGGGAIMPIVFTIIFDLFPAEKRGKMMGLFGAVFGISSVFGPILGGLITDNISWRWIFYINVPLGIVAVLFIMKAYHETKNTRKQVIDWLGAVMLTGFVLFLMFGLELGGTDGWAWSAGKTIMLFVASALFLIAFLYVELKVKEPIIKLSLFKNKIVTSSMAISLLYGGVMIAAASYIPLFIQGVFHKTATQTSTVMIPMMLGVVLSSQVGGRVVSKFRYRDVMIVSALMLIIGTSLLGFAMTNDSSRLIISLFTVVVGLGMGVSFSLLNISTLNAVPPQYKGTSSSLITFFRTIGSALGIAVFGAIQKSSFQSSISEVPNLSPQLAEKIKGGQALLDPDIQKQMGLPADVVNQLLGHFADSVIAIFQWAVILPAVAVIFVLLMGRARLELNKGGQQGAPGAPGKPGQQGEAAKSNPSYQGR encoded by the coding sequence ATGACAATATTGGACGCAAAACGCAGCAACGTTAATCTCGTCATTGCAGGTCTGCTGCTCGGCTTATTCATCGCCGCGCTCGACCAAACGATCGTTTCCACTGCAATGGGCACGATTATCAAGAAACTCGGCGGCTTGGATAAATTCGTCTGGGTATATTCCGCTTACATGATCGCAATGGTCGTCGCGACGCCGATTTTCGGCAAGCTCTCCGACATGTACGGACGCAAGAAATTTTACCTCACCGGCCTCATTCTCTTCATGCTCGGTTCCATCCTTTGCGGCACGGCAACGAACATGGAGCAGCTGATCATTTACCGCGCCATCCAAGGGATAGGCGGCGGCGCGATCATGCCGATCGTGTTCACGATTATTTTCGATCTCTTCCCGGCCGAGAAACGCGGCAAAATGATGGGTCTCTTCGGCGCCGTGTTCGGCATCTCCAGCGTGTTCGGCCCGATCCTCGGCGGCTTGATCACGGACAATATCAGCTGGCGCTGGATTTTCTACATCAATGTACCGCTCGGAATCGTCGCGGTGCTGTTCATCATGAAGGCTTACCATGAAACGAAGAACACCCGCAAGCAGGTCATCGACTGGCTTGGCGCCGTCATGCTGACTGGCTTCGTGCTCTTCCTTATGTTCGGCCTGGAACTCGGCGGCACGGATGGCTGGGCGTGGAGCGCAGGCAAGACGATCATGCTGTTCGTCGCCTCCGCACTCTTCCTGATCGCGTTCCTGTACGTCGAACTCAAAGTGAAAGAACCGATCATCAAGCTCTCCTTGTTCAAGAACAAAATCGTTACGAGCAGCATGGCCATCAGCCTGCTGTACGGCGGCGTCATGATCGCGGCCGCATCGTATATTCCGCTCTTCATTCAAGGCGTCTTCCATAAGACGGCTACGCAAACGAGTACCGTCATGATACCGATGATGCTCGGCGTCGTGCTCAGCAGCCAAGTCGGCGGACGCGTCGTCAGCAAATTCCGTTACCGCGACGTCATGATCGTATCCGCGCTCATGCTGATCATCGGTACTTCCCTGCTGGGCTTCGCGATGACGAACGATTCGAGCCGTCTGATCATCTCGCTGTTTACGGTCGTCGTCGGCCTCGGCATGGGCGTATCGTTCTCGCTGCTTAACATCTCGACGCTGAATGCCGTGCCGCCGCAATACAAAGGCACGTCGTCGTCGCTGATCACGTTCTTCCGGACGATCGGCTCCGCGCTCGGTATTGCCGTGTTCGGCGCGATTCAGAAGTCATCGTTCCAATCCAGCATTTCCGAAGTGCCGAACCTGAGCCCGCAGCTAGCCGAGAAAATCAAAGGCGGCCAAGCGCTCCTGGATCCCGATATTCAGAAGCAAATGGGCTTGCCGGCCGATGTCGTCAACCAGCTGCTCGGCCACTTCGCGGATTCCGTCATCGCGATTTTCCAATGGGCGGTCATCCTTCCGGCTGTCGCGGTTATCTTCGTTCTCCTGATGGGCCGCGCCCGTCTGGAATTGAACAAGGGCGGACAGCAAGGCGCTCCTGGCGCTCCGGGAAAACCGGGCCAGCAGGGCGAAGCAGCCAAGTCCAATCCTTCCTACCAAGGGAGATAA
- a CDS encoding PadR family transcriptional regulator, translating into MSMRLLILGLLMERERHPYEIRQTIKLRNWNECFKLRDGSLYYAVDQLREDGLIEAAEVVSVPGDNRPDKTIYRITESGREAFLLLLQEQFKLTSYPQHPLFLAMPFVRHGNSDIIEELVLKQVEDCEARIARMNAIIELKGDLIPRGSTLMLEGFIKFGETEREWLLQLLGETRSGKLFEPHKMTPDQLEAYVIKLKEFEKTESPEPGPGNVPQDKNSSTNNSNP; encoded by the coding sequence ATGTCCATGAGGCTCTTGATTCTAGGGCTGTTGATGGAGCGCGAACGGCATCCCTATGAAATCCGGCAGACGATCAAGCTGCGCAATTGGAATGAATGCTTCAAGCTCCGGGACGGGTCGCTGTACTACGCCGTCGACCAGCTTCGCGAGGACGGCTTGATCGAGGCGGCGGAAGTCGTCTCGGTCCCCGGCGACAACCGGCCGGACAAGACGATCTACAGAATCACGGAGAGCGGGCGCGAAGCGTTCCTCCTGCTTCTGCAAGAGCAGTTCAAGCTAACCTCTTACCCGCAGCATCCGTTGTTTCTGGCCATGCCGTTCGTCCGGCACGGCAACAGCGACATCATCGAAGAGCTGGTGCTGAAACAGGTGGAGGACTGCGAAGCCCGAATCGCCCGCATGAACGCCATCATTGAGCTCAAAGGGGACTTGATCCCCCGAGGCTCGACGCTCATGCTCGAAGGCTTCATTAAATTCGGCGAGACGGAACGGGAATGGCTCCTGCAGCTGCTCGGAGAAACGCGTTCCGGCAAACTGTTCGAACCGCACAAGATGACGCCAGACCAATTAGAGGCGTACGTCATCAAGCTCAAGGAGTTCGAGAAAACGGAATCCCCGGAGCCCGGACCGGGAAATGTCCCTCAAGATAAGAATTCGTCTACGAATAATTCGAATCCTTAA
- a CDS encoding ABC transporter substrate-binding protein, translating into MKKILALTFATALIASGCSSKGDNANDAANGTNADTGTEASTNADTTANTTANAGTNTSTATDTNKPKENVTIKVFQFKVEISNALAQMAEAYEKETGVKVEVETHGGGEDYSALLKAELAAGEEPEIITSSGWSGFDPYVDRAVDLSNEPWAKDLVEASRAQITRDGKLLGMPMNLEAYGITYNKDLFAKAGITALPQTLDELEADCKKLKDAGITPFALTNEWWSLGIHTLNIANATQADPAAFIDAVKAGTKTFKDDQHTKDWVRLVDIMFANGQKAALTTDYNTQVAEFAAGKYAMIQHGNWIQGMVDEVNPDLNLGLMPVPLSDGSPNVFTGVPSNWVVNNKSAHPDEAKAFLNWMATSETGKKFVATDFKFIPSITSIPADPAAIGKIGADFAAFSAAHPDQVKGWQWDRFPDGITQQFGAAMQEYMGKRIKADELLGRLDKAVADIMKK; encoded by the coding sequence ATGAAGAAGATTCTGGCTCTTACGTTCGCAACGGCATTGATCGCAAGCGGCTGTTCCAGCAAGGGGGATAACGCGAACGACGCGGCGAACGGCACCAACGCCGACACGGGCACCGAGGCAAGCACGAATGCGGATACGACCGCCAACACGACAGCAAACGCAGGCACGAATACTAGTACGGCGACAGATACAAACAAGCCGAAAGAGAACGTGACGATCAAAGTCTTTCAATTCAAAGTCGAAATTTCCAACGCGCTGGCCCAAATGGCCGAAGCGTACGAGAAAGAAACCGGCGTGAAAGTAGAGGTCGAGACGCATGGCGGCGGCGAGGATTACAGCGCGCTGCTCAAGGCGGAGCTGGCTGCCGGCGAAGAGCCGGAGATCATTACGTCCAGCGGCTGGTCGGGCTTCGACCCTTACGTGGACCGGGCGGTGGATCTGTCGAACGAACCGTGGGCGAAGGATCTGGTCGAGGCTTCCCGCGCTCAAATCACCCGCGACGGCAAGCTGCTCGGCATGCCGATGAACCTCGAGGCGTACGGCATTACGTATAACAAAGATCTGTTCGCGAAAGCCGGCATTACGGCATTGCCGCAAACGCTGGATGAGCTGGAAGCGGATTGCAAGAAGCTGAAGGATGCCGGCATCACGCCGTTCGCGCTGACGAACGAATGGTGGTCGCTCGGCATTCATACGCTGAACATCGCGAACGCGACGCAGGCCGATCCCGCCGCCTTCATCGACGCCGTCAAAGCCGGCACGAAAACGTTCAAGGACGATCAGCACACGAAGGACTGGGTCCGCTTGGTGGACATCATGTTCGCGAACGGCCAGAAAGCCGCGCTGACGACGGATTATAACACGCAAGTAGCCGAATTCGCCGCGGGCAAATACGCGATGATCCAGCACGGCAACTGGATCCAAGGCATGGTCGACGAAGTCAATCCCGATCTGAACCTTGGCCTGATGCCGGTGCCGCTGAGCGATGGCAGTCCGAACGTATTCACGGGCGTGCCGAGCAACTGGGTCGTCAACAACAAATCGGCGCATCCGGACGAAGCGAAGGCCTTCCTGAATTGGATGGCGACGTCCGAAACCGGCAAGAAATTCGTGGCGACGGACTTCAAATTCATTCCGTCCATCACCTCGATCCCGGCCGACCCGGCCGCAATCGGTAAAATCGGCGCGGACTTCGCCGCATTCTCCGCCGCGCATCCGGACCAAGTGAAAGGCTGGCAGTGGGACCGCTTCCCTGACGGCATCACGCAGCAATTCGGGGCGGCCATGCAAGAATACATGGGGAAACGGATCAAGGCTGACGAGCTGTTGGGACGATTGGATAAAGCCGTGGCCGATATAATGAAGAAATAA
- a CDS encoding carbohydrate ABC transporter permease — METKPRYTPLLFGLELLCFLLGLAFLMPFYFLIINAFKKLGAILLNAASLPESWGFGNFKKAWTAIDFPVVFMHSFVVTALSVGCLVVAASMTAYRLVRKPTTFNKLLFTVYVAAMIIPFQSVMLPLMRITSLFELRGHVYGIVICYIGFGISLSVFLFHGFIKSVPLEIEEAAVVDGCSPYGLYWRIVFPLLKPISVTVIILNVLWIWNDYLLPVLVINDAFTTIPLAVQKFFGQYLRKWDLAMASLTLSTLPVVVFFLFLQKYIIEGITAGSVKG; from the coding sequence ATGGAAACCAAACCGCGCTATACGCCGCTGCTGTTCGGGCTTGAACTGCTTTGCTTCCTGCTCGGCTTGGCGTTCTTGATGCCGTTTTATTTTCTGATCATCAACGCGTTCAAGAAGCTTGGCGCCATTCTGCTGAATGCGGCGTCGCTTCCGGAAAGCTGGGGCTTCGGCAACTTCAAGAAGGCTTGGACGGCGATCGATTTCCCCGTCGTCTTCATGCATTCGTTCGTCGTTACGGCGCTCAGCGTCGGGTGTCTGGTCGTAGCGGCGAGCATGACGGCGTACCGCCTCGTGCGCAAGCCGACGACGTTCAACAAACTGCTGTTCACGGTCTACGTGGCGGCGATGATCATTCCATTCCAGTCCGTCATGCTGCCGCTCATGCGCATTACGTCGCTGTTCGAGCTGCGCGGACATGTGTACGGCATCGTGATTTGCTATATCGGCTTCGGCATCTCGCTGTCGGTGTTTCTGTTCCACGGCTTCATTAAATCGGTCCCGCTCGAGATCGAGGAAGCGGCTGTCGTTGACGGCTGTTCGCCGTATGGTTTATACTGGCGGATCGTATTCCCTCTGCTCAAGCCGATCTCCGTCACGGTCATTATCTTGAACGTGCTCTGGATTTGGAACGATTACCTGCTGCCGGTGCTCGTCATCAACGATGCGTTCACGACGATTCCGCTCGCGGTGCAGAAGTTCTTCGGCCAATATTTGCGCAAATGGGACTTGGCCATGGCGTCGCTGACGCTGAGCACGCTGCCGGTCGTTGTTTTCTTCCTTTTTCTGCAAAAATATATTATCGAAGGTATTACTGCCGGATCCGTGAAGGGATAA
- a CDS encoding carbohydrate ABC transporter permease gives MHNARSRLKWNDWLQQTVFVGPGLLIFMIIVAVPFAMGFYYTFTEWNGLDLNAAKWTGMDNLKRIFTDDSRFWTAFWFTARFTVAAVIVTNMLALALGMLLTRHLKGSSLLRVIFFLPNVIGGLLLGYIWYFIYVRGFAAIGEATGWHLFNLPWLGTPGTAFWGIVGVFVWQTSGYMMVIYIAAIIGVPKDLSEAARIDGASAWQTFRSVTFPLIMPAITICLFLTTSNAFRMFDLNLSLTGGGPGYASESIALNIYREALTNNRYGLGTAKAMIFFFAVALITVTQVWATKKREVEA, from the coding sequence GTGCATAATGCGAGAAGCCGATTGAAATGGAACGACTGGCTGCAGCAGACGGTTTTCGTCGGACCAGGGCTGCTTATTTTTATGATCATCGTCGCCGTGCCTTTCGCGATGGGATTTTATTATACGTTCACGGAGTGGAACGGGCTGGATCTGAACGCCGCCAAGTGGACGGGGATGGACAATCTGAAGCGGATCTTCACGGATGACAGCCGGTTCTGGACGGCGTTCTGGTTTACGGCGCGATTCACCGTCGCCGCCGTCATCGTTACCAACATGCTGGCGCTTGCGCTCGGCATGCTGCTGACCCGGCATCTGAAGGGGAGCAGCCTCTTGCGGGTCATCTTCTTCCTGCCGAATGTGATCGGCGGCTTGCTGCTCGGCTATATCTGGTATTTTATTTACGTTCGCGGGTTCGCGGCCATCGGCGAAGCGACCGGCTGGCATCTGTTCAACCTGCCCTGGCTGGGGACGCCGGGCACGGCGTTCTGGGGCATCGTCGGCGTGTTCGTCTGGCAGACGTCCGGCTATATGATGGTGATTTATATCGCGGCCATCATCGGCGTGCCGAAGGATCTGTCCGAAGCGGCGCGCATCGACGGCGCTTCGGCTTGGCAGACGTTCCGGAGCGTCACGTTCCCGCTCATCATGCCGGCCATTACGATCTGCCTGTTCCTGACGACGTCCAACGCGTTCCGGATGTTCGACTTGAACTTGTCGCTGACCGGCGGCGGTCCGGGATACGCATCGGAATCGATCGCGCTCAACATTTACCGCGAGGCGTTGACCAATAACAGGTACGGTCTCGGCACGGCGAAGGCGATGATCTTCTTCTTTGCCGTCGCGCTCATTACGGTCACCCAGGTTTGGGCGACGAAGAAGAGGGAGGTGGAAGCTTAG
- a CDS encoding cache domain-containing sensor histidine kinase, whose protein sequence is MTARTLFRNATIRKKMMLLFLIATIVPIAASIAISYHETRSSITKEAISKNNRLLSLGSANIVNYMNNINQKSLAVYNSMNVPRSLYYLLEHNLEDEAFPNGISDVIENRNLLKDHLYNIYQSMKEFYKIRLYVASQNTSYLLWNDDIKVGKHEPGTIAMAPKTYIEPTHISHNYGLPIKSPVNEEPVFSLHRPIFLAPSDTQLAELTIDVKVGVLNDLNRQLYDAGNEKFYIVNSDGAIVLSSEPDFIGKRLVNDWFHTVTAPTSNAEQGHFKWNGGGFNGMIFYQQVKTNYMNWYLIKQTPDSHLYATANETALLNMWVGALCLAVAVIATLIISYRFTKPLLKLIGYVNKIDSGNLGVQIDIRSNDEIGLLAKRFRSMMQTINNLILKEYRLELANKTIQLKALQAQVNPHFLYNALQSVGTVALQQGNKNVYGLIASLGKMMRYQMNMADAEVELSQELDYVQAYLDLQKERFDASLDVILMIDERTRSIRMPKMIVQPLVENFFKHGFSPGDRPARLVIASSLSDEGALTIVVSDNGSGMAPREIAALNAAITQEFRAEEEAEETGSGIGLRNILSRLRLSFRKDASLTVQQLHPHGFSVTLHIPHAQEEEQR, encoded by the coding sequence ATGACCGCCCGAACTCTCTTTCGAAACGCCACCATTCGCAAAAAAATGATGCTGCTCTTCCTCATTGCGACGATCGTGCCTATCGCCGCATCCATCGCCATTTCCTATCATGAAACGCGCTCGTCCATTACGAAAGAAGCCATATCGAAGAACAATCGCCTGCTCTCGCTCGGCAGCGCGAACATCGTCAACTACATGAACAACATCAACCAAAAATCGCTTGCCGTCTATAACTCGATGAACGTGCCGCGCTCGCTTTACTACTTGCTGGAGCACAATCTGGAAGACGAAGCGTTCCCGAACGGCATCAGCGACGTCATCGAGAACCGGAATCTCTTGAAGGACCACCTGTACAACATCTACCAGAGCATGAAGGAATTTTATAAAATCCGCCTCTACGTCGCCTCGCAGAACACGAGCTACCTGCTCTGGAACGACGACATCAAGGTCGGCAAGCATGAACCGGGCACGATTGCCATGGCGCCCAAAACCTATATCGAGCCTACGCATATCAGCCATAACTACGGCCTCCCTATCAAATCGCCGGTCAACGAAGAGCCTGTCTTCTCGCTCCATCGGCCCATCTTCCTGGCCCCCAGCGACACGCAGCTCGCGGAGCTGACGATCGACGTCAAGGTCGGCGTGCTGAACGATTTGAACAGGCAGCTGTACGACGCGGGCAACGAGAAATTCTATATCGTGAACAGCGACGGCGCGATCGTGCTGTCGTCGGAGCCCGACTTTATCGGCAAACGTCTAGTTAACGACTGGTTTCACACGGTCACAGCTCCAACCTCCAACGCGGAACAGGGCCACTTCAAATGGAACGGCGGCGGCTTCAACGGCATGATTTTCTATCAGCAGGTCAAGACGAACTATATGAATTGGTATCTGATCAAGCAAACGCCCGACAGCCATCTCTACGCGACCGCAAATGAAACCGCTTTATTGAACATGTGGGTCGGCGCGCTCTGCCTTGCGGTCGCGGTCATCGCAACGCTCATTATCTCGTACCGGTTCACGAAACCGCTGCTGAAGCTGATCGGCTACGTCAACAAGATCGATTCCGGCAACCTCGGCGTCCAAATCGATATCCGCAGCAACGACGAGATCGGGCTGCTGGCGAAACGGTTCCGCTCCATGATGCAGACGATCAACAACCTGATCCTGAAGGAATACCGGCTCGAGCTCGCCAACAAGACCATCCAGCTGAAGGCGCTGCAAGCGCAGGTCAACCCGCATTTCCTCTACAACGCGCTGCAATCCGTCGGTACCGTCGCGCTGCAGCAGGGCAACAAGAACGTGTACGGTCTCATAGCCTCGCTCGGCAAAATGATGCGCTACCAGATGAACATGGCGGACGCCGAGGTCGAGCTCAGCCAGGAACTGGATTACGTGCAGGCGTATCTGGATTTGCAGAAAGAACGGTTCGACGCCTCGCTCGACGTCATCCTGATGATCGATGAACGGACGCGGTCGATTCGGATGCCGAAGATGATCGTGCAGCCGCTCGTAGAGAACTTCTTCAAGCACGGTTTCTCGCCGGGGGACCGGCCTGCCCGGCTCGTCATCGCCAGCTCGCTGAGCGACGAAGGCGCGCTGACCATCGTGGTCTCGGATAATGGCAGCGGCATGGCGCCGCGGGAGATCGCCGCGCTCAACGCCGCGATTACGCAGGAATTCCGGGCGGAGGAAGAGGCGGAAGAGACCGGTTCCGGCATCGGCCTGCGCAATATTTTGTCGCGGCTTCGCCTATCGTTCAGGAAGGATGCTTCGCTGACCGTGCAGCAGCTGCATCCGCACGGTTTCTCGGTTACGCTCCATATTCCGCACGCCCAGGAGGAGGAACAACGATGA
- a CDS encoding response regulator transcription factor: MKAIIIDDERHVREAVSLLVNWSEYGIDTVLEADNGQTGISLIQDERPALVFTDMMMPVLGGEQLMAWVAEHAPASKVIVISGHDNFAYVRTAVQYGGMDYILKPIDPDQLNNAVARAVDSWRAEERDRSRSRGIDMELNRLKPVYAEQQFGALLKGAGSAQEFAASLRGRAAEAPLADIRIAVLALDSAPPALTAKFGQDGGDLLAFAAANIANELLGARGCGQAFRHSTHAHQEIALLFWSGMDDVCGLLVEINDALHAAFKARFAFGAGLPAPFPQGLAASYRQARTALLKRNLLQKGKHIHLFAPEAAGDADPALFFSAYEERIRLAVQSGDMDAIRKALQLWFDALDVKAKLTPEHLLLWRQEFRLATAIWEGAAQLADTARPYPDQAEEPIPFDANGGFDYGAWKETFVREAIETAKRLQEGGGKGSTIRDIAAYIAQFAHEDLTLQSISDRFRLSREYISRKFKQELNQNVSDYMTTCRIDRAKMLLASPHLKITKIAEMAGFQDEKYFSKVFKKWTGSTPSEYRKRLYNVDRQ, translated from the coding sequence ATGAAAGCCATCATCATCGACGACGAACGGCATGTGAGGGAAGCCGTTTCGCTGCTCGTCAACTGGTCTGAATACGGCATCGATACGGTATTGGAGGCCGACAACGGACAGACCGGCATCTCGCTCATCCAAGACGAACGGCCGGCGCTCGTGTTCACCGACATGATGATGCCGGTGCTCGGAGGCGAGCAGCTGATGGCGTGGGTCGCGGAGCATGCGCCCGCCAGCAAGGTGATCGTCATCAGCGGGCATGACAACTTCGCTTACGTGCGAACGGCCGTTCAATACGGGGGAATGGACTATATTCTGAAGCCGATCGATCCCGATCAGTTGAACAATGCGGTCGCGCGGGCCGTGGACAGCTGGCGTGCGGAGGAACGGGACCGCTCCCGCTCCCGCGGCATCGACATGGAGCTGAATCGGCTGAAGCCCGTATATGCGGAGCAGCAATTCGGCGCGCTGTTGAAAGGCGCGGGCTCGGCGCAGGAATTCGCCGCCTCGCTTCGCGGACGCGCGGCCGAGGCTCCGCTCGCGGACATCCGGATCGCGGTGCTTGCGCTCGATTCCGCTCCCCCGGCGCTTACGGCCAAGTTCGGCCAAGACGGCGGCGACCTGCTCGCCTTCGCCGCGGCGAACATCGCGAACGAGCTGCTCGGCGCGCGCGGCTGCGGTCAGGCGTTCCGCCACAGCACCCACGCCCATCAGGAGATCGCGCTGCTGTTCTGGAGCGGAATGGACGACGTCTGCGGGCTGCTGGTCGAAATCAACGATGCGCTGCATGCGGCGTTCAAAGCCCGCTTTGCCTTCGGAGCCGGGCTGCCGGCGCCCTTTCCTCAAGGGCTGGCGGCTTCCTACCGCCAAGCGAGAACGGCTCTGCTGAAGCGGAACCTGCTGCAGAAAGGCAAGCATATCCACCTCTTCGCCCCGGAAGCCGCCGGGGATGCGGATCCCGCCCTGTTCTTCAGCGCGTACGAGGAACGCATCCGGCTCGCCGTGCAGAGCGGCGACATGGACGCCATTCGCAAAGCGCTGCAGCTCTGGTTCGACGCCTTGGACGTCAAGGCCAAGCTGACGCCGGAGCATCTGCTCTTATGGCGGCAGGAATTCCGGCTGGCGACGGCAATCTGGGAAGGCGCCGCGCAGCTGGCAGATACGGCAAGGCCCTATCCGGATCAGGCCGAAGAACCGATTCCCTTCGATGCGAACGGCGGCTTTGACTACGGGGCATGGAAGGAGACATTCGTTCGCGAGGCCATCGAAACCGCGAAGAGGCTGCAAGAAGGCGGCGGGAAAGGAAGCACGATCCGCGACATCGCCGCTTATATCGCCCAGTTCGCGCATGAGGATCTGACGCTGCAATCCATTTCGGACCGATTCCGCCTGAGCCGCGAATATATTTCGCGCAAATTCAAGCAGGAGCTGAACCAGAACGTTTCGGACTACATGACGACCTGCCGGATCGACCGGGCGAAGATGCTGCTCGCGAGCCCGCATCTCAAAATCACCAAAATCGCGGAAATGGCGGGCTTCCAGGACGAGAAATATTTCAGCAAGGTGTTCAAGAAGTGGACCGGATCGACGCCGAGCGAATATCGCAAGCGGCTGTACAATGTCGATCGGCAGTAG
- a CDS encoding MBOAT family O-acyltransferase, translated as MLFNTYVFIFAFWPVTVAVYFLLNRFRFTLAAKCSLTLSSLFFYSWWNALYLPLILGSIAFNYTFGRLIQARSGTKRGKPLLIAGIGGNLLLLGYYKYADFFLGSLSDLTGHAFPVLHLILPLGISFFTFTQIAYLVDAYRGKASEYNLVSYMLFVTFYPHLIAGPILHHSEMMPQFDRLRNKVWQWGNASRGVYIFCIGLYKKVVIADTFAEAANDGFASATHFFATWTASLSYTFQLYFDFSGYTDMAIGAALLFNIKLPQNFNSPYKATSIQDFWRRWHMTLSRFLRDYIYIPLGGNRRGEAVMLRNLVITFLLGGLWHGAGWTFIFWGLLHGVGQVVHRFWGKLGRPLPVWLAWFVTFMFINVTWVFFRADSWGQALRILKGMAGLQGISLVDLKTLAPTLLLLALFLPIVLAFNNSSQLNDAFRPTWRTAAAIAMLFVFSLLYFNRISEFLYFNF; from the coding sequence ATGCTGTTCAATACATACGTATTTATATTCGCCTTCTGGCCCGTTACCGTGGCCGTCTATTTCCTTCTGAACCGATTCCGCTTCACCCTGGCCGCCAAATGCTCGCTGACGCTCTCCTCGCTCTTCTTCTACAGCTGGTGGAACGCGCTCTATCTGCCGCTCATTCTAGGCTCGATCGCGTTCAACTACACCTTCGGCAGGCTTATTCAAGCCCGGTCCGGGACGAAGCGGGGCAAACCGCTGCTCATCGCCGGCATCGGCGGCAATCTGCTGCTGCTCGGGTACTACAAGTATGCCGACTTCTTCCTTGGCAGCCTGTCGGACTTGACCGGACATGCTTTCCCGGTGCTCCATCTCATTCTGCCGCTCGGCATCAGCTTCTTCACCTTCACGCAAATCGCTTATCTCGTGGACGCCTACAGAGGCAAAGCGAGCGAATACAACCTCGTCAGCTACATGCTGTTCGTGACGTTCTACCCCCATCTCATCGCCGGACCGATTCTGCATCACAGCGAGATGATGCCGCAGTTCGACCGGCTGCGCAACAAAGTCTGGCAGTGGGGCAATGCATCCCGGGGCGTGTACATCTTCTGCATCGGCCTATACAAGAAGGTCGTTATCGCCGACACCTTCGCCGAAGCGGCGAACGACGGCTTCGCGAGCGCGACGCATTTCTTCGCCACCTGGACCGCATCGCTGTCGTATACGTTCCAGCTGTATTTTGACTTCAGCGGCTATACCGACATGGCGATCGGCGCGGCGCTCCTGTTCAACATCAAGCTGCCGCAAAATTTCAATTCGCCGTACAAAGCGACCAGCATCCAGGACTTCTGGCGGCGCTGGCATATGACGCTGAGCCGCTTCCTGCGGGATTACATCTATATTCCGCTTGGCGGCAACCGGCGCGGCGAAGCGGTCATGCTGCGCAATCTCGTCATCACGTTCCTGCTCGGGGGCTTATGGCACGGGGCGGGCTGGACGTTTATTTTCTGGGGCTTGCTGCATGGAGTCGGACAAGTCGTTCACCGCTTCTGGGGCAAGCTCGGCCGACCGCTGCCGGTCTGGCTCGCTTGGTTCGTCACGTTCATGTTCATCAATGTCACGTGGGTGTTCTTCCGCGCCGACAGCTGGGGACAGGCGCTGCGCATTCTGAAAGGCATGGCCGGACTGCAGGGCATTTCGCTCGTCGATTTGAAGACGCTCGCACCGACGCTTCTTCTGCTCGCGCTCTTCCTGCCGATCGTGCTGGCGTTCAACAATTCGTCGCAGCTGAACGACGCCTTCCGTCCGACTTGGCGCACGGCCGCCGCCATCGCGATGCTCTTCGTCTTCTCGCTGCTCTACTTCAACCGCATCAGCGAGTTTCTGTATTTCAACTTTTAG